A stretch of the Desulfobacter sp. genome encodes the following:
- a CDS encoding helix-turn-helix transcriptional regulator, whose product MDEMLTTKEVAKFLNVNEKMVYSLIAEKGLPASKVTGKWIFPIDLVRQWVETGTENYPEIAPLPPYHGLVLIAGSNDLILDALITTFNLKHQEHMAMFGLTGSMGGLKALRMNRCHIAASHLVADNKEYNFPFIKDEMSQVPAVVNFCQREQGLMVAKNNPEQILSVLDLAAKGLTMVNRRLGTGTRQLFDRELKKQGVLGEAIKGYETCLPRHMDVGIAVLSGAAHAGPGIRAVANILGLDFIPLNWERFDLLVNKDRFFDKGIQLFLSLLKGKVIQRTAEKYGGYDLSMTGKMVYPETDLPSEESSDKKDIVGDPPQGKG is encoded by the coding sequence ATGGATGAGATGCTGACAACAAAAGAGGTGGCCAAATTTCTCAATGTGAATGAGAAAATGGTCTATTCCCTGATTGCGGAAAAAGGTCTGCCTGCATCCAAGGTGACCGGAAAATGGATATTTCCCATTGACCTGGTCCGTCAATGGGTGGAAACCGGGACGGAAAATTATCCGGAAATTGCCCCCCTACCTCCTTATCACGGCCTGGTACTCATCGCAGGGTCCAATGATCTGATTCTGGATGCCTTGATCACCACCTTTAACCTCAAACACCAGGAGCACATGGCCATGTTCGGCCTTACCGGAAGCATGGGCGGGCTAAAAGCCCTGCGTATGAACCGATGCCATATTGCCGCCTCTCACCTGGTGGCTGACAATAAAGAGTATAATTTCCCCTTTATTAAAGATGAGATGAGCCAGGTGCCGGCTGTGGTGAATTTCTGCCAAAGGGAGCAGGGCCTGATGGTGGCAAAGAACAATCCAGAACAGATTTTATCTGTTCTGGACCTGGCTGCAAAGGGGCTGACTATGGTTAACCGTCGGCTGGGCACAGGCACCCGCCAGCTCTTTGATCGCGAGTTGAAAAAACAAGGGGTTCTGGGTGAGGCCATAAAGGGATATGAGACCTGTCTGCCCCGTCATATGGATGTGGGGATTGCTGTCCTGTCCGGGGCGGCCCATGCCGGCCCGGGGATCCGGGCGGTTGCCAATATCCTGGGGCTGGATTTTATCCCCCTGAACTGGGAGCGGTTTGATCTGCTTGTCAACAAGGACCGGTTTTTTGACAAGGGTATTCAATTGTTTTTATCTTTGCTCAAGGGCAAGGTGATCCAGCGGACTGCTGAAAAATACGGGGGGTATGACCTGTCCATGACCGGCAAGATGGTCTATCCTGAAACCGATCTTCCGTCTGAAGAGTCTTCGGACAAAAAAGATATTGTTGGAGACCCCCCGCAGGGCAAGGGGTGA
- a CDS encoding 4Fe-4S binding protein, whose amino-acid sequence MKEITLIYFSPTQTTRTVLEEIAKGMGKKVTKVVDITLPATRFQLAPKFENEIVLMGAPVYSGRIPKDAADYFKTLQADHTPVVPVVVYGNREFDDALLELTDIAQDCGFDPMAASAFVGEHSFSSTEFPTALNRPDAQDLEQAFAFGKKIAEHLETGKAPGALKVPGNHPYKQGMGKGAFAFIDVSDDCDDCGVCVTACPKEAVDETKGYATIDDRCIFCCACIKACPQNARSLKEGPMKDKAKWLNENCSTRKDPQIFFPEIA is encoded by the coding sequence ATGAAAGAGATCACGCTTATTTATTTTTCCCCCACCCAGACCACCCGGACCGTGTTGGAAGAAATTGCCAAAGGCATGGGAAAAAAGGTGACCAAGGTCGTTGATATCACATTGCCTGCAACAAGATTTCAGCTGGCTCCCAAGTTTGAAAATGAGATTGTCCTCATGGGGGCACCTGTGTATTCAGGCCGTATCCCAAAAGATGCAGCAGATTACTTTAAAACCCTTCAAGCCGACCACACCCCGGTGGTGCCCGTCGTGGTATACGGCAACCGGGAATTTGACGATGCCCTGTTAGAGCTTACAGACATTGCACAGGACTGCGGATTTGACCCCATGGCCGCCTCTGCCTTTGTGGGAGAGCATTCCTTTTCAAGCACAGAATTTCCCACGGCCTTAAACCGGCCGGATGCCCAGGACCTTGAACAGGCATTTGCCTTTGGGAAAAAAATTGCGGAACACTTAGAGACCGGCAAAGCCCCGGGCGCTCTAAAGGTGCCGGGCAATCATCCCTACAAACAGGGGATGGGAAAAGGGGCCTTTGCCTTTATTGATGTTTCAGATGACTGTGATGACTGCGGGGTATGCGTCACGGCCTGCCCCAAAGAGGCTGTGGATGAAACAAAGGGATATGCCACCATTGATGATAGATGTATCTTCTGCTGTGCCTGCATCAAGGCCTGCCCCCAGAATGCAAGATCTCTCAAAGAAGGCCCCATGAAAGACAAGGCAAAATGGCTGAACGAAAATTGCAGCACCAGAAAAGATCCCCAGATCTTTTTTCCGGAGATCGCCTAA
- a CDS encoding anaerobic ribonucleoside-triphosphate reductase activating protein gives MHIGGFQKNTLIDFPGEIACLVFTPGCNFTCPYCHNPALAAGPVNRAGTDKKTAPEFTEEEIFAFLKRRRGMIQGVAITGGEPTLQKDLPDFIRRVRDMGFKIKLDSNGTRPAILARLMEQGLVDYLAMDIKTDLEHYPLVMKNTSEVESIRESIDLIIDKALGYEFRTTCARPFITREIMAKIGKMIQGASTYILQNCSRNVDILDPSFLTDDHHFFTQDEMEDLKQTISPFVQKAAIR, from the coding sequence ATGCATATCGGCGGATTTCAAAAAAACACCCTCATTGATTTCCCGGGTGAAATTGCCTGCCTGGTCTTTACGCCCGGCTGCAATTTCACCTGCCCCTACTGCCATAACCCGGCACTTGCTGCCGGGCCTGTGAACAGGGCAGGCACGGACAAGAAAACAGCCCCGGAATTTACCGAAGAGGAAATTTTCGCCTTTCTTAAAAGGCGCAGGGGCATGATCCAGGGCGTGGCCATTACCGGGGGAGAACCCACCCTTCAAAAAGATTTGCCGGATTTCATCCGTCGGGTCAGGGATATGGGATTCAAGATCAAACTCGATTCCAACGGCACACGGCCGGCAATCCTGGCTCGCCTCATGGAACAGGGTCTGGTGGACTATCTGGCAATGGACATTAAAACAGATCTTGAACACTACCCCTTGGTGATGAAAAACACATCCGAAGTGGAAAGCATCCGGGAGTCCATTGACCTGATCATAGACAAGGCCCTGGGCTATGAGTTCAGGACCACCTGTGCCAGACCCTTTATTACCCGGGAAATCATGGCAAAAATCGGCAAGATGATTCAAGGGGCATCAACCTATATACTCCAGAACTGCTCCCGGAATGTGGATATTCTGGACCCCAGTTTTTTAACGGATGACCACCATTTTTTTACCCAAGATGAGATGGAAGATTTAAAGCAGACGATCTCACCCTTCGTACAAAAAGCGGCCATCAGGTAA